The genomic stretch TTCGGCACCTCCGAGCCCACCCGCCAGCGCGACGGCATGCGCGACTCGCACAGGCCCACCGGCAGCGCCTCCAGCGCGCCCGGCAGCATCTCCTCCAGCGGGTGCGGCGACGCCAGGTGGCCCGCCTCCAGGTCGGAGAAGGCCTGCTCCAGCGTCAGGCGCACGAGCGGGTCGAAGAAGACGCGGCGCGCGTCGGCGTCGCTGAGCGACTCCACCGCGGACGCGGCGCGCGCCAGGGACGGCAGCCGCTCCGCGAACAACTCCACGCCAAAGCGGTAACGGGTCAGCACCTTCGCCAGGATTCGCGGCGAGTCCCCGAACACAGAGTGCCTCGACAGCGCCCGGTCCGCGGTCTGAACGACGCCCAGGACACTCGTCACGGTGCACCTCCCTCGGTGACCTGCTCAATCATCCCGCTTGACTCCAGGCCCCTGAGCGTGGGCGCCAGCTGGGCCCAGGCGCGCTCGGCCCCGAGCCCCAGCGACGACGTGTACGAGGTGAGAACCTCTTCCTCCGTCTTGCCGTCACACAGCTCGAAGGCGAGCCACGCCGACAGGTTCAGGGTGACGATCTTCTGCGACGAGGGGTCCAGCGCGAACAACACCTCCGACGCCGGAGAGCGGCGCAACGAGAGGTCCCGCCCCTGCCGGTAACGCACCGAGGACGGCGCCCTGCTGGAGTTGGACGGTGCCGGCGTGGAGGCCGCGGCGCGCGGAGCGGTGTCGCCCGTGGCGACTCCGTCCACCAGGGGACGAACCGTGTCCCAGAGCCACGCGACGAGCTCGCGCCCGTAGGGCGTCACCCGGGGCGACAGCGGGCCCGAGAGCTGCGAGTGCAGGTACGCCAGCCGCTCCTCGGCCCGGGAGTAGGGCTTGACGTCGTTCTTCACCACCGACATCGCGTGGGCCGGAGCGTCGTAGTCACGGGGCGCGCCGAACTCCGCGTAGCAGTCCGGCCCCAGGTGCTTCACCGCCTCGCGGAACACCTGCATGTGCGCGTACGCGTGGTAGGCGAAGACGCTGTTGGACAGGGCCGTCCGCCGTCCCCAGGGCAGCTCCACCGGGTCGTCATCCGTCACGATGGCGCCCGTGCGAATCAGGTCGGAGAGCTTGAGGTGAATCGCCTCATGCAGGATGTGGCCCGCCGTGTCCCACGGGTTCTCCAGCTCGTCCGGGTCGATGAAAATCATGCACGGCGTGCCGTCGCCCCCGGAGCCGGTGAGCATCCGGCCACGCGGGCCCCGGATGTTCGCCACGGCGATGCAGTGCAGGTGCAGGAAGACGCTCTGCGCCATCTCCGGCACCAGCCGCCGGAGCAGCTCACAGGCCCGCTCCAGGCCTTCCACCATGCGTGGCGTCGGACGGATGATTTCGACGCTGCTCTTGGCCCCAGGCATGAACCCGGTGCGGATGCTGTCGCGCAGCAGGTCCCCGACCCGCGACGGTGTGTCCGGGAGGTCCCAGACCCAGGTGCGGCCCGAAGGCCCCACCGTGAAGTCACGCCCCATCGCCTTGCGCGCGACGGACAGCCGACGGCTCTCCTCCAGCGAATCGAGTGCCTCTCCGAGCAGCGCCGGGAAGGTGTCACGCACCGCCCCTACCCGCCCCGTCGTCTCCAGCTTGCTGATGGCCGTCTCCAGCGCGGCGCGCACGAGCAGGTCACCGAACAAGACATTCACAGACGCGGTGTCCAGCGCCTCGACGCGCTCCGTCAGTGCTCGCAACCGCGCGTCCTGGCGCGACAACACCTCTAGAACGAACTTGTAGCGTTCGATGACACGCAACACGATTTTCAATGAGTTCCCAAACGGCTCCTGATGCTGGAACCGATGGTCGAGCTGCCGGATGACCTCAATCTGTTGCACGCTGCTCTCTCCTCGGACGACAGATTCATCAAAAAATCCGTATCCCGGCATAAACAGCATTTCGAAATTTCAAGGTACCAACCCTTGAAGCCTGTCACAAGCACCTGACGACGAAACAGCGTCCTGCCCTCGCTATTTCCCGCAAAAATCAGACAGCTATGTCTGGAAATAAATTGTCTCAGTGAAGTAGTGAAGACGCGTTGCGTTGGCTCGCCCGGAGCACCGCGCCCAACCCCAAAGACAGCCAGCAGCGCATCGACCGCAGGAAGCAGTTGGAGTTGGGCATGGAACGATTGTCGTGCCTACGGCCTCATCCTGCCTTCCCTTTCGCGCCCTCTTCTCGATTTCGGACATAGACGTCCGGGTCATGGCGCTCCATGAAGCGCGCGGGCGCGCCCAATGGCTGAAAGCCGTAACGCGCATAGAGTGAATGGGCATCTCGCGTGGCGAGCAAGAACCGCCGAAGCCCTTGCAGGTCGGGATGCGCGAGCAGCGCCTCCATCATCCACTGGCCCAGACCCCGCCCCTGGTACGACTCCAGGACGAAGACGTCACAAAGATAGGCGAAGCTCGCGCGGTCGGTGACGACGCGGGCGTAGCCCACCTGGCCTCCAGACGAATAGAGCCCAAAGACGAGCGAGTTCCGGGCGGCCCGTTCGACCGTCTCCCGGGGAATGCCCGCGGACCAGTATGAGCGGGACAGGTAGCCATGGACGACGTCCAGGTCGATGCGCGCGGGGTCGTCGGAGGCGACGAACCCGTCATCGCGGTGGACTTCGTAGGGAATGGACTCAGTGTGGGTGCGCATGAGCGTGACGCCATCCTACGTCCTCCCAGCGTGTCGCTCGCTGTGCTGCATCCAGGGAGCAGTACAGTTCGTCGCGCGCGTCAGGGACAGGCCACCACGACCTTGTCCACCTTGGTACGGCAGCGCGTCCGCGTGTGCCGCGCTGCCACACAGCAGCAGTCCCAACGTCAGCCAGTTCGATTTCGGCCTGACGCAGGGTGGTAACACCTGTCACCAGCCGAGGACGGCTGTCACCACCTGTCCGTCATAAAATTGCGAGTGGGGCATACGCCATCACCTCACTCCCCCCTGGAAGGCTCTGCACCCGCGTTGGCATGCCGCATGCTCATGCGGACTCCACATCACGCCAGGGAATCCCTCTCACTCCCACGCGCAGGCGATGTCCCCTGCCCTGGCGTTCGCTCTGCCGCGGGAACACTCCCCATCTACTTCCATGAATCGAATGTCTGATTGGCTTTCTACCGCAGCGATGTTCGCTGGCCTTGCCACCCTGACGGGCCTGCCGATGGCCGCCGAGGCCTCGAACGATGTGTCGCCAGAAATCGTCTCCGCGATGCGCCGGGACCTTGGGCTCACCGAGCAGCAGGTGCATCAGCGCCTGTCCTTCGAGGCGAAGGCGCCCGGGCTGGAGCAGACGATGCGTGAACAACTGGGCGACGCCTTCGGTGGCGCCTGGCTCGACGCGGAGGGCGGCCAGCTCATCGTCGGTGTCACCGACGAGTCCCGCCTCGCCAAGGCCCGGGTCGCCGGCGTGAGGACCGTGCGCGTGGCGCGGAGCCTGGCGCGGCTGGGGCAGGTGAAGGCGGAGCTGGACCAGAACGTCCAGGCGCTCTCGCCCGCCATCCACTCCTGGTACGTCGACCTGCCGACGAACAGCGTCGTTGTCTACGTGGACGCCTCCAGCCAGACGAAGCTACGCGCGGATGCCTTCATCGCGCAGAGCTCGGGCCTGAAGGACGGCAGCCTCCGCGTGGTGGCCTCCACCCACGCGCCCGAGCCCGCCTACGACCTGCGCGGCGGTGACCCGTACTACTTCAGCAACTACCGCTGTTCGGTGGGCTTCCCCGTCAACGGGGGCTTCGTCACCGCCGGCCACTGCGGCGGCGCCGGCACGCCCACCACGGGGCACAACGGCGTGGCCCTGGGCACCATCCGTGGCTCCGTCTGGCCCGGCTCCGACTACGGCTGGGTGGCCACCAATGGCTCGTGGACCCCACAGCCGTGGGTCAACAACTACAGCGGCGGCAACGTCACCGTCGCGGGCTCCCAGGAGGCTCCTGTGAATGCTTCCATCTGCCGCTCCGGCTACACCACCGGCTGGCGGTGCGGCGTGCTCCAGGCGAAGAACATCACCGTCAACTACTCCGTCGGGCCCGTGTACGGCCTGCACAAGACGAACGCGTGCGCGGACGGCGGAGACTCCGGCGGCTCCGTCATCTCCGGCAACCAGGCCCAGGGCGTGACGTCCGGCGTGGCGGGCACGTGTGCCAACGGCAATCCGCCGCAGACGTTCTACCAGCCCGTCAACCCCATCCTGGGCGCCTACGGCCTGACGCTCCGCACGACGGGCGGCGGCAGCAGCGGACGGTCCTTCGTGTCGCGCCTCAACGGCAAGTGCATCGACGTGCCCAACTCCAACTTCTCCGACGGCGTGCAGCTCCAGATGTGGGACTGCAATGGCACGAACGCGCAGCGGTGGACCTTCGTCAACGGCACCGTTCAGGCAGGCGGCAAGTGCATGGACGTGGCCTGGGCCTCCACGGCCAACGGCGCGGCCATCCAGTTGGCCAACTGCAGCGGCAACCCGGCACAGCAGTTCGTGCTGAGCGGCGCGGGTGACCTGGTCAGCGTGCTCGCCAACAAGTGCGTGGACATCGTGAACCACAACACGTCCAGCGGCGCCCGGCTCATCATCTACGAGTGCACGGGCAACCCGAACCAGAAGTGGGACTACCGCTGAACCCTCCGTCGCCTGAACGAGCGACCCGGGTGCCTGGAGGCGATTCAGGCACCGAGGGCCGCGCGGGCGTGACACGCTGAGGTCCTCCAGCGCGCCTGGGCCGGCCAGCCCAGGCGCGCCGTCTCACCAGAGGACATTCCCATGGCCCCCTCTTTGCTCCGCACGCGCCCCCTGCTCGTGCTCGTCCCGCTGCTCCTGGCGGCGGCACCCTCACCCCAAGCCCCAACGCCGCCTCGGCTGGAGGACGCGGTCCCCGACACCTTCACCGGCGTGGAGCGCGTGGTGGCGGTGGGGGACGTGCACGGTGACGTGGACGCCCTGAAGGAGGTGCTCCGGCTCGCCGGCCTCATCGACGCGAAGGACCGGTGGATTGGCGGCAAGACGCACCTGGTCCAGACGGGCGACGTGCCGGACCGGGGCGACCAGACGCGCGCGGC from Myxococcus xanthus encodes the following:
- a CDS encoding aKG-HExxH-type peptide beta-hydroxylase; its protein translation is MQQIEVIRQLDHRFQHQEPFGNSLKIVLRVIERYKFVLEVLSRQDARLRALTERVEALDTASVNVLFGDLLVRAALETAISKLETTGRVGAVRDTFPALLGEALDSLEESRRLSVARKAMGRDFTVGPSGRTWVWDLPDTPSRVGDLLRDSIRTGFMPGAKSSVEIIRPTPRMVEGLERACELLRRLVPEMAQSVFLHLHCIAVANIRGPRGRMLTGSGGDGTPCMIFIDPDELENPWDTAGHILHEAIHLKLSDLIRTGAIVTDDDPVELPWGRRTALSNSVFAYHAYAHMQVFREAVKHLGPDCYAEFGAPRDYDAPAHAMSVVKNDVKPYSRAEERLAYLHSQLSGPLSPRVTPYGRELVAWLWDTVRPLVDGVATGDTAPRAAASTPAPSNSSRAPSSVRYRQGRDLSLRRSPASEVLFALDPSSQKIVTLNLSAWLAFELCDGKTEEEVLTSYTSSLGLGAERAWAQLAPTLRGLESSGMIEQVTEGGAP
- a CDS encoding GNAT family N-acetyltransferase; protein product: MRTHTESIPYEVHRDDGFVASDDPARIDLDVVHGYLSRSYWSAGIPRETVERAARNSLVFGLYSSGGQVGYARVVTDRASFAYLCDVFVLESYQGRGLGQWMMEALLAHPDLQGLRRFLLATRDAHSLYARYGFQPLGAPARFMERHDPDVYVRNREEGAKGKAG
- a CDS encoding ricin-type beta-trefoil lectin domain protein codes for the protein MFAGLATLTGLPMAAEASNDVSPEIVSAMRRDLGLTEQQVHQRLSFEAKAPGLEQTMREQLGDAFGGAWLDAEGGQLIVGVTDESRLAKARVAGVRTVRVARSLARLGQVKAELDQNVQALSPAIHSWYVDLPTNSVVVYVDASSQTKLRADAFIAQSSGLKDGSLRVVASTHAPEPAYDLRGGDPYYFSNYRCSVGFPVNGGFVTAGHCGGAGTPTTGHNGVALGTIRGSVWPGSDYGWVATNGSWTPQPWVNNYSGGNVTVAGSQEAPVNASICRSGYTTGWRCGVLQAKNITVNYSVGPVYGLHKTNACADGGDSGGSVISGNQAQGVTSGVAGTCANGNPPQTFYQPVNPILGAYGLTLRTTGGGSSGRSFVSRLNGKCIDVPNSNFSDGVQLQMWDCNGTNAQRWTFVNGTVQAGGKCMDVAWASTANGAAIQLANCSGNPAQQFVLSGAGDLVSVLANKCVDIVNHNTSSGARLIIYECTGNPNQKWDYR